In the Saccharococcus thermophilus genome, TCTTTTTGGTTAGCGAAATTCAGAAAATGAAAAAATGATTGGGTTCCCCCTCTTCCCACTAGAAAAGGAGTGACTCCGATCGGATTTACTTTAAAGTAATTGGATGGATGAAATGTATCAAGCCTTGATAATTCTGATGAACCATATATCGGTAAATATTTAGGATTTTCAAGCATTTTCTTCTGTATAATTTCCCCTTGAAACATTTCAAAATCTAGGTCTACTGCCGCTTGTTCGATCGTTTTGTCATTGACCATCGGTAGCAAATATTGATTTGGTATGAATATGATGAAACAAAAAATCAAAACAGCCGCTATTAAAGGGCTAAATGATGGTTGTTTCATTTCCAATTCTCCAATATGGCAATAATCTTATTAGGAGTAGACCATTGCTCGCGATCAAATTCAGATATTCCGACTGTGATTCCTAACTTTTCTTCGATCCCAACTAATAAAGATACTGTTCCAAATGAATCAAGCAAACCTTCTTCGAATAATTCAACATCCAAATTTTCTTTTACAACATCGGTTTGGCAAATTTCTTCCAATAATTCAAGAACCGTATTTTTGATATTCATTTGAT is a window encoding:
- the dltC gene encoding D-alanine--poly(phosphoribitol) ligase subunit DltC, with the protein product MNIKNTVLELLEEICQTDVVKENLDVELFEEGLLDSFGTVSLLVGIEEKLGITVGISEFDREQWSTPNKIIAILENWK